The Thunnus thynnus chromosome 2, fThuThy2.1, whole genome shotgun sequence genome includes a region encoding these proteins:
- the LOC137194000 gene encoding dual specificity protein phosphatase 26-like gives MSCESPTRPVPQMQKGQGSGYHPPGTQRARVAGSEGPGPAVRRLSQQLRCCWEGCTFPGVQSSILTLAPSFLWDQTDQGQRSGKFSGTRGEGRHRETRSADTARHSAENQADLSRHRITHILNAAHSKRRGQPDIYEGMNITYMGIEAHDSCSFNMSVNFQAAADFIHRALSRGGKVLVHCHVGVSRSATLVLAYLMLKQNLTLVEAICAVKENRGVIPNRGFLRQLIHLDRQLFGKHH, from the exons ATGagttgtgaat CTCCCACACGGCCGGTGCCTCAGATGCAGAAGGGTCAAGGTTCTGGGTATCACCCCCCAGGGACCCAAAGGGCCAGAGTGGCAGGCTCTGAGGGCCCGGGGCCAGCTGTCAGACGTTTATCCCAGCAGCTGAGGTGCTGCTGGGAAGGCTGCACTTTCCCAGGGGTACAATCTTCAATTCTGACACTGGCCCCCAGTTTTCTGTGGGATCAGACTGACCAAGGTCAGCGATCTGGCAAATTCTCAGGCACTCGTGGAGAAGGACGCCATCGAGAAACTAGATCTGCAGACACAGCCAG ACACAGTGCAGAGAACCAGGCTGATCTATCCAGGCATCGAATTACTCACATCCTGAATGCAGCGCACAGCAAACGTCGAGGACAGCCAGATATCTATGAGGGCATGAACATCACCTATATGGGCATAGAGGCTCATGACTCCTGTAGCTTTAACATGAGCGTCAACTTCCAGGCAGCGGCAGACTTTATTCACAGGGCTCTCAGCAGAGGAG GCAAAGTGCTGGTGCATTGCCATGTAGGAGTGAGCCGCTCCGCCACCCTGGTCCTGGCTTACCTGATGCTGAAGCAGAACCTGACTCTTGTGGAGGCTATTTGTGCTGTGAAAGAAAACCGTGGTGTTATCCCTAACAGAGGTTTCCTCCGACAGCTCATCCACCTGGACAGACAACTCTTTGGCAAACATCACTGA
- the LOC137193961 gene encoding alpha-1-antitrypsin-like protein CM55-MS produces MKKFTMMRATLCIWILSAVVCVGRGHHHEGHDQDTTLDSSADSVSRVTSANKEFAYRMYKKLAAHAESQGKNIFFSPASLSIALAALSVGARGETHRQLFSGLGFNSSLLTQTDVDQSFRTLLQRANKTSQDISEGTAVFVDNHFKPQPEFLDVLKQSYFADGFEVDFTKSTDSADTINKYVEEKTNGKIDKLVESLDPSTVMYLVSYIFYKGKWATPFDPELTKEDTFTVDESTKVPVQMMNMEQEFDTYYDQAINTSVLHLPFNNSYSMLLLLPDDMATLENVICPSHVTKWLKWMKSRTYDVYIPKFSIKTSYSLKDMLIEMGMTDMFGDRADLSGISEGQKLLVSEVVQKAALDVDEAGATAAAATGIEITLMSFRHIPVLKFNRPFMVLITEHSTENIVFMGKIINPNI; encoded by the exons TTCACCATGATGCGTGCAACCCTGTGTATCTGGATCTTATCAGCAGTGGTCTGCGTGGGCAGAGGCCATCACCATGAAGGTCACGACCAAGACACCACACTCGACAGCAGTGCTGACAGTGTCTCACGGGTGACTTCAGCAAACAAAGAGTTTGCCTACCGTATGTACAAAAAGTTAGCAGCTCACGCTGAATCTCAAGGCAAGAATATCTTCTTCTCACCAGCTAGTTTGTCCATCGCCTTGGCTGCCTTGTCTGTTGGAGCACGGGGGGAGACCCACCGGCAGCTCTTCAGTGGTCTGGGTTTCAACAGCTCTCTACTGACGCAGACAGATGTGGATCAGTCCTTCCGTACGCTCCTACAAAGGGCAAACAAGACATCTCAAGATATCAGCGAAGGGACCGCTGTGTTTGTGGATAACCACTTCAAGCCACAGCCTGAGTTCCTGGACGTCTTGAAGCAGTCCTACTTTGCAGATGGGTTTGAAGTTGACTTCACCAAAAGCACAGACAGTGCCGACACTATCAATAAGTATGTGGAGGAGAAGACCAACGGGAAGATTGATAAGCTGGTGGAAAGCCTGGACCCAAGCACAGTCATGTATCTCGTCAGCTACATATTCTACAAAG GAAAGTGGGCGACTCCATTTGATCCCGAGCTCACCAAGGAGGACACGTTCACTGTTGATGAGAGCACCAAG GTTCCTGTCCAGATGATGAATATGGAGCAGGAATTTGATACTTATTATGACCAGGCAATTAACACGTCGGTCCTCCACCTTCCCTTCAACAACTCCTACTccatgctgctgttgttgcctGATGATATGGCGACACTGGAGAATGTCATTTGTCCAAGCCACGTCACCAAATGGCTTAAGTGGATGAAGTCCAG GACTTATGATGTATATATTCCAAAGTTCTCCATCAAGACTTCTTACTCCCTGAAGGATATGTTGATTGAAATGGGAATGACAGACATGTTTGGTGATCGAGCAGATCTGAGCGGCATTTCAGAGGGGCAGAAACTGCTTGTCTCAGAG GTTGTGCAAAAAGCCGCTCTGGATGTCGATGAGGCTGGAGCCACTGCCGCAGCTGCTACAGGCATAGAAATCACACTTATGTCCTTCCGCCACATCCCTGTCTTGAAGTTCAATCGACCATTTATGGTCCTGATCACTGAGCACAGCACAGAAAACATCGTCTTTATGGGCAAGATTATCAACCCAAACATCTGA
- the LOC137193985 gene encoding hibernation-specific plasma protein HP-55-like, which translates to MKKFTMMHATLCIWILSAVVCVGSGHHHEGHDQDTALNSSADSVSLVTSANREFAYRMYKKLAAHTESQGKNIFFSPASLSIALAALSVGARGETHRQLFSGLGFNSSLLTQTVVDQSFRTLLQRANKTSQEDISEGTAVFVDNCFKLQPEFLDVLKQSYFADGFEVDFTKSTDSADTINKYVEEKTNGKIDKLVESLDPSTVMYLVSYIFYKGKWATPFDPKLTKEDTFTVDESTKVPVQMMNMERQFDTYYDQAINTSVLHLPFNNSYSMLLLLPDDMATLENVICPSHVTKWLKGMKSRTYEVYIPKFSIKTSYSLKDILIEMGMTDMFGDRADLSGISEETELLVSEVVHKAALDVDEAGATATAVTGMVIIKRLMIIYPVLKFNRPFMVLITEHTTENILFMGKIINPNI; encoded by the exons ATGAAAAAG TTCACCATGATGCATGCAACCCTGTGTATCTGGATCTTATCAGCAGTGGTCTGCGTGGGCAGCGGCCATCACCATGAAGGTCACGACCAAGACACTGCACTCAACAGCAGTGCTGACAGCGTCTCACTGGTGACTTCAGCAAACAGAGAGTTTGCCTACCGTATGTACAAAAAGTTAGCAGCTCACACTGAATCTCAAGGCAAGAATATCTTCTTCTCACCAGCTAGTTTGTCCATCGCCTTGGCTGCCTTGTCTGTTGGAGCACGGGGGGAGACCCACCGGCAGCTCTTCAGTGGTCTGGGTTTCAACAGCTCTCTACTGACGCAGACAGTTGTGGATCAGTCCTTCCGTACGCTCCTACAAAGGGCAAACAAGACATCTCAAGAAGATATCAGCGAAGGGACCGCTGTGTTCGTGGATAACTGCTTCAAGCTGCAGCCTGAGTTCCTGGACGTCTTGAAGCAGTCCTACTTTGCAGATGGGTTTGAAGTTGACTTCACCAAAAGCACAGACAGTGCCGACACTATCAATAAGTATGTGGAGGAGAAGACCAACGGGAAGATTGATAAGCTGGTGGAAAGCCTGGACCCAAGCACAGTCATGTATCTCGTCAGCTACATATTCTACAAAG GAAAGTGGGCGACTCCATTTGATCCCAAGCTCACCAAGGAGGACACGTTCACTGTTGATGAGAGCACCAAG GTTCCTGTCCAGATGATGAATATGGAGCGGCAATTTGATACTTATTATGACCAGGCAATTAACACGTCGGTCCTCCACCTTCCCTTCAACAACTCCTACTccatgctgctgttgttgcctGATGATATGGCAACACTGGAGAATGTCATTTGTCCAAGCCACGTCACCAAATGGCTTAAGGGGATGAAGTCCAG GACTTATGAAGTATATATTCCAAAGTTCTCCATCAAGACTTCTTACTCCCTGAAGGATATTTTGATTGAAATGGGAATGACAGACATGTTTGGTGATCGAGCAGATCTGAGCGGCATTTCAGAGGAGACAGAACTGCTTGTCTCAGAG GTTGTGCACAAAGCTGCTCTAGATGTCGATGAGGCTGGAGCCACTGCCACAGCTGTTACAGGCATGGTCATCATTAAACGGCTCATGATCATCTACCCTGTCTTGAAGTTCAATCGACCATTTATGGTCCTGATCACTGAGCACACCACAGAAAACATCCTCTTTATGGGCAAGATTATCAACCCAAACATCTGA